Proteins encoded by one window of Streptomyces uncialis:
- the ccrA gene encoding crotonyl-CoA carboxylase/reductase: MDMTRDLYELGEIPPLGEVPHHMYAALIRPERYGLPQDAIKIEVVEVPPVGPGQVLVMVMAAGINYNGVWASLGTPVDVIAARQKQGDPHGFHIAGSEGSGVVWATGEGATRFRAGEHVVFGGLKWDERADDIRLGTDPAVSRSQRAWGYELNFGTFAQFTVVDEYQLHPKPERLTWEEASCFLAGGATAYRQLCGWPPHTVRPGDPVLVWGGSGSLGSMAIQIVDLLGGVPIAVVSAEEKAEHCLRLGARGVINRTQFDHWGRLPDHTDTAAYQDWLSGVRAFGRGIWDVLGERRSPRIVLEHPGQDTLPTSLYVCDNGGMVVTCAGTSGYNGDVDLRFLWMFQKRLQGSHCANARESREVTNLVAAGRLDPCLSRTAPFGDIAELHRLIYENAHPPGNMSVLVNAPEPGMTVLPGEVVT, translated from the coding sequence ATGGACATGACACGAGACCTCTACGAGCTGGGCGAGATCCCCCCGCTGGGGGAGGTGCCCCATCACATGTACGCCGCGCTGATCCGCCCGGAGCGCTACGGCCTGCCGCAGGACGCGATCAAGATCGAGGTCGTCGAGGTGCCGCCGGTGGGACCCGGCCAGGTGCTGGTGATGGTGATGGCGGCCGGCATCAACTACAACGGCGTCTGGGCCAGTCTGGGCACACCCGTGGACGTGATCGCCGCCCGGCAGAAACAGGGCGACCCGCACGGTTTCCACATCGCGGGCTCCGAGGGATCGGGGGTGGTCTGGGCGACCGGCGAGGGCGCCACCCGGTTCCGCGCCGGCGAGCACGTCGTGTTCGGCGGGCTGAAGTGGGATGAGCGGGCGGACGACATCAGGCTCGGCACGGATCCTGCTGTCTCCCGCTCCCAGCGGGCCTGGGGGTACGAACTCAACTTCGGCACCTTCGCCCAGTTCACCGTGGTCGACGAGTATCAGCTGCACCCCAAGCCGGAACGGCTCACCTGGGAGGAGGCCAGCTGCTTCCTTGCCGGTGGTGCCACCGCGTACCGCCAGCTGTGCGGATGGCCGCCGCACACGGTCCGGCCGGGCGATCCGGTCCTGGTGTGGGGCGGCTCGGGCAGTCTCGGCTCCATGGCGATCCAGATCGTCGATCTGCTCGGCGGCGTGCCCATCGCGGTGGTGTCGGCCGAGGAGAAGGCCGAGCACTGCCTCCGGCTGGGTGCCCGAGGCGTGATCAACCGTACCCAGTTCGACCACTGGGGCAGGCTGCCGGACCACACCGACACCGCCGCGTACCAGGACTGGCTCAGCGGTGTCCGTGCCTTCGGCCGCGGGATCTGGGACGTGCTCGGCGAGCGTCGCTCGCCCCGCATCGTCCTTGAGCACCCGGGGCAGGACACCCTGCCGACATCGCTGTACGTCTGCGACAACGGCGGGATGGTGGTCACCTGTGCTGGGACCAGCGGCTACAACGGTGACGTGGACCTGCGCTTCCTGTGGATGTTCCAAAAGCGCCTGCAGGGGTCGCACTGCGCCAATGCCCGGGAGTCACGGGAGGTCACCAACCTGGTCGCGGCGGGCAGACTCGACCCCTGCCTGAGCCGCACGGCACCGTTCGGTGACATCGCCGAGCTGCACCGGCTCATCTACGAGAACGCCCATCCGCCGGGCAACATGTCCGTGCTGGTGAACGCTCCCGAGCCGGGGATGACCGTCCTGCCTGGCGAGGTGGTGACATGA
- a CDS encoding thioesterase II family protein, with product MSARAMSRHLVLGAADAPHRVVLLHYAGGSAASLLPLARHLPETCGVVLLELNDRSDPARTFTEAVTLLQPEFEALLDRPTIVFGHSMGALLAHALVEALPDRCRRLVSGVVLSGSRSPTTRSRLATFPPTAFTARSRAALRDDMVRYGGCPPELFADTELVDLAVTALGHDMQLIDTYSAPVRRGGQHDATEYHIWYGEDDDEANAHEARLWADDVPRPPHRRGYPGGHFYLLEHTEAGQELRRLAAGIGWT from the coding sequence GTGAGCGCCCGCGCGATGTCCCGGCACCTCGTGCTGGGTGCCGCGGACGCCCCGCACCGTGTGGTGCTGCTGCACTACGCGGGCGGGTCGGCCGCGTCGCTGCTGCCGCTGGCCCGGCACCTGCCGGAAACCTGCGGCGTCGTCCTGCTGGAACTCAACGACCGCAGCGATCCGGCACGCACCTTCACAGAAGCGGTGACCCTGCTCCAGCCGGAGTTCGAGGCGCTGCTCGACCGCCCCACCATCGTCTTCGGCCACAGCATGGGTGCGTTGCTGGCCCATGCGCTGGTCGAGGCCTTGCCGGACCGTTGTCGGCGCCTGGTTTCCGGTGTCGTGCTCTCCGGTTCCCGCTCGCCCACGACGAGGAGCAGACTCGCGACCTTCCCGCCGACGGCGTTCACCGCCCGGTCCCGGGCGGCGCTGAGGGACGACATGGTTCGGTACGGCGGCTGCCCTCCGGAACTGTTCGCCGACACGGAGCTGGTGGACCTGGCCGTGACGGCCCTCGGCCACGACATGCAGCTCATCGACACGTACTCCGCGCCGGTCCGCCGCGGCGGACAGCACGACGCCACGGAATACCACATCTGGTACGGCGAGGACGACGACGAGGCGAACGCGCACGAAGCCCGGCTGTGGGCCGACGACGTGCCGCGCCCGCCCCACCGGCGGGGCTATCCCGGCGGCCACTTCTATCTGCTGGAACACACAGAGGCCGGCCAGGAGTTGCGCCGCCTCGCCGCAGGGATTGGATGGACATGA
- a CDS encoding CaiB/BaiF CoA transferase family protein, translating into MTGREDTSWLPLRQLRILDLTRLLPGGFAGSLLADLGADVVKVEPPVGDPLRQVMPETFAAIHRNKRSIMLDLAEPEGKRAFLALVPRFDVVIESHRPGVLDRLGLGFAALRRANPRVVLCSLSGFGQTGPYSRRPGHDVNFLALSGFFAVPQRPTGSVDRPGVRVADLAGAMYAALSITVAAQHAATTGTGQHVDVSLHEAAAAWAGPLALPALNGAAVNSPLVTGDNDAFTTRDGRRLSLALFEDKFWRAFRERLAGEFPALATDAYDRRRDRTRHKEAVSALLAAVFADRDLKWWIEVLGELDVPWAPVHETAAAVVDDEHVQARELITEVPGGPEDQRWHQVRFPVVFGAGLDSFRTPAPDLGEHTAEVLESHGPRS; encoded by the coding sequence ATGACGGGCCGGGAGGACACATCGTGGCTGCCGCTGCGGCAGTTGCGCATCCTGGACCTGACACGGCTGCTGCCGGGCGGCTTCGCCGGTTCGCTGCTCGCGGACCTGGGGGCGGACGTGGTCAAGGTCGAGCCACCCGTCGGAGACCCGCTCCGGCAGGTCATGCCCGAGACGTTCGCCGCGATCCACCGGAACAAGCGCTCCATCATGCTCGACCTGGCCGAGCCTGAAGGGAAACGGGCCTTCCTGGCCTTGGTGCCCCGGTTCGACGTGGTGATCGAGAGCCATCGGCCCGGTGTCCTGGACCGGCTCGGTCTCGGCTTCGCCGCGCTGCGGCGCGCCAACCCCCGTGTGGTGCTCTGCTCCCTGTCGGGCTTCGGTCAGACCGGCCCCTACTCCCGGCGGCCCGGTCATGACGTCAACTTCCTGGCCCTGTCCGGGTTCTTCGCCGTACCGCAGCGGCCGACAGGCAGCGTGGACCGCCCCGGAGTGCGGGTCGCGGACCTCGCGGGGGCGATGTACGCCGCTCTGTCGATCACGGTGGCGGCCCAGCATGCCGCGACGACCGGCACCGGTCAGCATGTCGATGTGTCGCTGCACGAGGCGGCCGCGGCCTGGGCCGGACCGCTGGCACTGCCCGCGCTCAATGGCGCCGCGGTCAACAGCCCATTGGTCACCGGGGACAACGACGCGTTCACCACACGCGACGGCCGACGCCTGTCCCTCGCCCTGTTCGAGGACAAGTTCTGGCGTGCCTTCCGCGAACGGCTCGCCGGTGAGTTCCCTGCCCTGGCCACTGACGCCTACGACCGCCGCCGCGACCGAACCCGGCACAAGGAGGCGGTGTCCGCCCTCCTCGCCGCCGTCTTCGCCGACCGGGATCTGAAGTGGTGGATCGAGGTGCTCGGCGAACTGGACGTGCCCTGGGCACCGGTCCACGAGACGGCGGCGGCGGTCGTCGACGACGAACACGTCCAGGCCCGGGAGCTGATCACCGAGGTGCCGGGCGGACCAGAGGACCAGCGGTGGCACCAAGTCCGCTTCCCGGTGGTCTTCGGCGCCGGGCTCGACTCCTTCCGCACGCCCGCACCGGACCTCGGCGAGCACACCGCCGAGGTCCTTGAGTCCCACGGACCACGCTCATGA
- the sbnB gene encoding 2,3-diaminopropionate biosynthesis protein SbnB, which translates to MFDFDLVPGPVVNEILNDDRSGVMALVRQTYLQHEAGESVNPDSHFLRFPEKPDARIIALPAFLGADVQLAGIKWISSFPANTRKSVPRASAVLILNDYETGYPIACLEAAQISAARTAASAAVAAQALRPDGYEGTCLAVVGAGVIARTVCRYLQEAGCRPASYLVHDVDETSGQALVDHLRGALGESADFTDDLGTALKADTVIFATTAGRPYVHTHFKPEQVVLNLSLRDLAPEVILTASNVFDDVEHCMKAETSPHLAEQAAGGRDFVTGTLAGVLTGAVSLPPGRPVIFSPFGLGILDLAVGAFVHRRARRAGTTVAVPDFFAETRRW; encoded by the coding sequence ATGTTCGACTTCGACCTGGTTCCCGGACCCGTGGTCAACGAGATCCTGAACGACGACCGGAGCGGTGTCATGGCTCTCGTGCGGCAGACGTACCTCCAGCACGAGGCCGGCGAGTCGGTGAACCCCGACAGCCACTTCCTCCGCTTCCCGGAGAAGCCGGATGCGCGGATCATCGCGCTGCCTGCGTTCCTCGGCGCGGATGTCCAACTCGCGGGCATCAAGTGGATCTCCAGCTTCCCGGCCAACACCCGCAAATCCGTACCGCGCGCCTCGGCCGTGCTGATCCTCAACGACTACGAGACCGGATATCCCATCGCCTGCCTGGAGGCCGCGCAGATCAGCGCCGCACGTACGGCGGCCTCGGCTGCCGTGGCGGCACAGGCCCTGCGACCCGACGGGTACGAGGGAACCTGCCTCGCGGTCGTCGGTGCTGGCGTCATCGCCCGCACCGTGTGCCGGTACCTGCAAGAAGCTGGCTGCCGCCCCGCCTCCTACCTTGTGCACGACGTGGACGAGACGTCCGGGCAGGCCCTCGTCGACCACCTGCGCGGCGCCCTGGGGGAGAGCGCCGACTTCACCGACGACCTCGGCACGGCACTGAAGGCCGACACGGTGATCTTCGCCACCACGGCGGGCCGTCCCTACGTCCACACCCACTTCAAGCCGGAGCAGGTCGTCCTCAACCTGTCGCTCCGTGACCTCGCACCCGAGGTGATCCTGACAGCGTCCAACGTATTCGACGACGTCGAGCACTGCATGAAGGCCGAAACCTCGCCGCACTTGGCGGAGCAGGCGGCAGGCGGGCGTGACTTCGTGACCGGCACCCTCGCCGGAGTCCTGACGGGCGCCGTGTCCCTGCCGCCGGGCAGGCCGGTGATCTTCTCGCCGTTCGGGCTCGGCATCCTGGACCTCGCCGTCGGCGCGTTCGTCCACCGCCGCGCCCGCAGGGCCGGCACGACCGTCGCCGTGCCGGACTTCTTCGCCGAGACCCGGCGATGGTGA
- a CDS encoding MbtH family protein, giving the protein MTNPFDDEDGSFYVLVNDEGQHSLWPAFADVADGWTVVHGEADRQSCLDYVEENWTDMRPKSLIRAMGE; this is encoded by the coding sequence ATGACCAACCCGTTCGACGACGAGGACGGCTCGTTCTACGTTCTGGTGAACGACGAGGGACAGCACTCCCTGTGGCCCGCTTTCGCGGACGTCGCGGACGGCTGGACCGTCGTGCACGGCGAGGCGGACCGGCAGTCCTGCCTCGACTACGTCGAGGAGAACTGGACCGACATGCGTCCCAAGAGCTTGATCCGCGCCATGGGGGAGTGA
- the panD gene encoding aspartate 1-decarboxylase, with translation MQRTLMNGKIHRATVTRADLHYVGSLTIDSDLMKAADIVENEKVQVVDITNGARLETYAIAGEPGSGVIGVNGAAAHLVLPGDLVIIITYAQLHQSELHSHQAKVVHVDGANRQVHQGHDPAEPVPGAPAQLPGR, from the coding sequence ATGCAGCGCACCTTGATGAATGGCAAGATCCACCGTGCCACCGTGACCCGAGCCGACCTGCACTACGTCGGCTCGCTGACGATCGACTCCGACCTGATGAAGGCGGCGGACATCGTGGAGAACGAGAAGGTCCAGGTCGTCGACATCACCAACGGCGCCCGGCTGGAGACCTACGCGATCGCGGGCGAACCCGGCTCCGGCGTGATCGGCGTCAACGGTGCGGCCGCGCACCTGGTGCTCCCCGGGGATCTGGTCATCATCATCACCTACGCCCAGCTCCACCAGTCCGAACTGCACAGCCACCAGGCGAAAGTGGTGCACGTGGACGGTGCTAACAGGCAAGTCCATCAGGGACATGACCCGGCCGAGCCGGTGCCCGGCGCACCTGCGCAACTGCCAGGCCGGTAG
- a CDS encoding cytochrome P450, whose product MPTFASEGPRLDEILSSADRDSRYDILSAGPPVIRGRHFGGVELWLVTGYDEVVTVLTDPRFSNDLSRQDSVPLPGANLPEDLRTALTSTLAAYDPPDHTRLRRLVSHAFTPSRIQRLGPRVEQVVDDLLTGLADHVDADGTVDLMEHFAHQLPILVIGELLGVPSGDQQRWRSSAEGLTSGDPARIVADARELIAYMTGAIAVRRSERWDGDDLLTALVRARDDGDRFSEGELVSMALSILIAGHRTTAHLVRTMAVLVLTGAVRCSDPAGVPALVEEILRRHGSAEVGTLRIAREPVELGGATIAPGDLVQVVLATANRDHRRFGEPGVIDSARRDNAHLAFGHGMHYCLGAALARSMAHAALAGLLRSASAMTPSRSPALVITDPSSAVLSVRLGQPV is encoded by the coding sequence ATGCCCACATTTGCGTCCGAGGGTCCACGGCTGGACGAGATCCTGTCGTCCGCCGACCGGGACTCCCGGTACGACATCCTGTCGGCGGGTCCGCCCGTGATCCGCGGACGCCACTTCGGTGGCGTCGAGCTCTGGCTGGTCACCGGATACGACGAGGTCGTCACGGTGCTCACCGATCCTCGCTTCAGCAACGACCTCAGTCGGCAGGACAGCGTTCCCCTGCCCGGCGCGAACCTGCCTGAAGACCTGCGTACGGCCCTGACCTCGACCCTCGCCGCCTACGATCCGCCGGACCACACCCGGCTGCGCAGACTGGTGTCCCACGCCTTCACCCCTAGTCGGATACAGCGACTCGGACCACGTGTTGAGCAGGTCGTGGACGACCTGCTCACGGGGCTCGCCGATCACGTCGACGCCGACGGCACAGTGGATCTGATGGAGCACTTCGCCCATCAGCTCCCCATCCTGGTCATCGGTGAACTGCTGGGAGTACCCTCCGGCGACCAGCAGCGGTGGCGCTCGTCGGCCGAAGGACTCACCAGCGGCGACCCGGCGAGGATCGTGGCAGATGCCCGGGAGCTGATCGCCTACATGACGGGAGCGATCGCCGTACGACGCAGCGAACGGTGGGACGGGGACGACCTGCTCACCGCGCTCGTCCGGGCCAGAGACGACGGCGACCGGTTCTCCGAGGGAGAACTCGTCTCCATGGCGCTGAGCATTCTGATCGCCGGACACCGCACCACCGCTCATCTGGTCAGGACCATGGCGGTACTGGTCCTGACAGGAGCCGTGCGGTGCTCGGACCCGGCCGGCGTCCCCGCGCTCGTCGAGGAGATCCTGCGCCGCCACGGGTCCGCGGAGGTGGGCACCCTGCGCATCGCACGCGAGCCGGTGGAACTGGGCGGAGCGACCATCGCGCCGGGAGACCTCGTCCAAGTGGTCCTGGCGACCGCCAACCGCGATCACCGCCGGTTTGGCGAACCAGGCGTCATCGACTCCGCCCGGCGGGACAACGCGCACTTGGCGTTCGGCCACGGAATGCACTACTGCCTGGGAGCCGCGCTCGCCAGGAGCATGGCCCACGCGGCGCTGGCCGGACTGCTGCGGTCTGCGTCGGCCATGACGCCGTCACGGAGTCCGGCGCTCGTGATCACAGATCCGTCCTCGGCTGTGCTGTCCGTACGGCTGGGCCAGCCCGTGTGA
- the sbnA gene encoding 2,3-diaminopropionate biosynthesis protein SbnA, translated as MTIITSPQELFGSDLYVDLRPLLGRRLYVKCEGLNFGGSIKMKAAASMVAAAERAALITEDTTLIESSSGNLGVALSAIAASKGLHFTCVTDRRCNQLTAATMRALGTTVLRVDEPHPEGGFLGARLDLVRRLCTEDSRYVWLDQYSNEENWKAHYETTAPEILKRFPDVDVVFVGVGTSGTAMGCVRYFRDAGSSARVVAVDAVGSVSFGAPAAPRHIPGLGAGVRPPMLESGLFDDVVHVPENDAVRMCRTLSARGMLFGGSTGTVVGGARTWLDRHDADRSLQSICISPDMGERYLETVYDDDWVVDHFGPQALQPIL; from the coding sequence ATGACCATCATCACGTCACCGCAGGAGCTGTTCGGCTCCGATCTGTACGTCGATCTGCGCCCGCTGCTGGGACGCAGGCTCTATGTGAAGTGCGAGGGGCTCAATTTCGGTGGCTCGATCAAGATGAAGGCGGCCGCCTCCATGGTCGCCGCAGCCGAACGTGCCGCCCTGATCACCGAGGACACCACGCTCATCGAATCCTCGTCCGGGAATCTCGGTGTGGCCCTCAGCGCTATCGCGGCGAGCAAGGGCCTCCACTTCACCTGTGTCACGGACCGCCGGTGCAATCAGCTCACCGCCGCCACCATGCGGGCCCTGGGCACCACCGTCCTCAGGGTCGACGAGCCGCACCCCGAGGGCGGCTTCCTCGGAGCGCGACTGGACCTGGTGCGGCGCCTGTGCACCGAGGACAGCCGCTACGTCTGGCTCGACCAATACTCCAACGAGGAGAACTGGAAAGCGCATTACGAGACAACCGCACCGGAGATACTCAAACGCTTCCCCGACGTGGACGTCGTGTTCGTCGGCGTGGGCACCTCCGGTACCGCGATGGGATGTGTGCGCTACTTCCGAGACGCGGGGAGCAGCGCCCGGGTTGTCGCCGTCGACGCCGTGGGGTCGGTGAGCTTCGGCGCCCCGGCGGCGCCCCGGCACATTCCGGGCCTGGGCGCGGGAGTGCGGCCGCCCATGCTCGAATCCGGTCTGTTCGACGACGTGGTCCATGTGCCGGAGAACGACGCCGTCCGCATGTGCCGCACTCTCTCCGCACGCGGAATGCTCTTCGGCGGTTCCACGGGAACCGTCGTCGGCGGGGCCCGCACCTGGCTCGACCGGCACGATGCCGACCGCTCCCTGCAGTCGATCTGCATCTCACCCGACATGGGCGAGCGCTACCTGGAGACGGTCTACGACGACGACTGGGTGGTCGACCACTTCGGCCCGCAAGCCCTCCAGCCGATCCTCTGA